From Acidovorax sp. FHTAMBA, one genomic window encodes:
- a CDS encoding amidase, which yields MTALHDLPAHDLVAAYRQRTLSPVEVTQAVLAHIDRWEPHIKATYLLRPEVALAQARASEARWLRGEPQGALDGVPATIKENIATQGDATPLGTAAVELVPAAADAPPAARMREAGAVIVAKTTMPDYGMLSSGLSTFHPLSRNPWDLSKGPGGSSAGGGAAAAAGYGPLHIGTDIGGSLRLPASWCGIFSLKPSLGRIPIDPPYTGRAAGPMTRTVADAALMMQVLSQPDARDSMSLPYQDIAWSQFNTLAGRTRSLQGLKIGLLLDAGCGLPVEPEVKAAVERAARLMEAAGATIVPMRPFMTQAMLDGMDHFWRMRSHIDMQALPAARRDKVLPYIRTWADSAAGMSGAEVFNASHQFHLTRVNTVKACSAFDYVISPVAPNVAFQAELPSPTNDPLRPLEHIGFTVPFNMSEQPAASVNCGYTTTGLPIGLQIAGARFDDLGVLQVARAFELIRDPQRPWPLPPAG from the coding sequence ATGACCGCCTTGCACGACCTCCCCGCCCACGACCTGGTGGCAGCCTACCGCCAGCGCACGCTGTCCCCCGTCGAGGTCACACAGGCCGTGCTGGCACACATTGACCGGTGGGAGCCGCACATCAAGGCCACCTACCTGCTGCGCCCCGAGGTGGCGCTGGCCCAGGCCCGTGCCTCCGAGGCCCGCTGGCTGCGCGGCGAGCCCCAGGGAGCCCTCGACGGCGTGCCCGCAACCATCAAGGAGAACATCGCCACGCAGGGCGACGCGACCCCGCTGGGCACGGCCGCGGTCGAGCTGGTGCCCGCCGCAGCCGATGCGCCGCCCGCCGCCCGCATGCGCGAGGCGGGCGCCGTCATCGTGGCCAAGACCACCATGCCCGACTACGGCATGCTGTCCTCGGGCCTGTCCACCTTCCACCCGCTGTCACGCAACCCCTGGGACCTGAGCAAGGGCCCGGGCGGCTCCAGCGCCGGTGGTGGCGCTGCGGCAGCTGCAGGCTACGGCCCGCTGCACATCGGTACCGACATTGGTGGCTCGCTGCGGCTGCCCGCCAGCTGGTGCGGCATCTTCAGTTTGAAGCCCAGCCTGGGCCGCATCCCCATCGACCCACCCTACACGGGCCGCGCCGCCGGCCCCATGACACGCACAGTGGCCGACGCCGCGCTGATGATGCAGGTGCTGAGCCAGCCCGACGCGCGCGACAGCATGAGCCTGCCCTACCAGGACATCGCCTGGAGCCAGTTCAACACGCTGGCCGGGCGCACGCGCAGCCTGCAAGGTTTGAAGATAGGCCTGCTGCTGGACGCAGGCTGCGGCCTTCCCGTAGAGCCTGAAGTGAAAGCCGCCGTGGAGCGCGCGGCCCGGCTCATGGAGGCTGCAGGCGCCACCATCGTGCCCATGCGGCCTTTCATGACCCAGGCCATGCTCGACGGCATGGACCATTTCTGGCGCATGCGCTCGCACATCGACATGCAGGCCCTGCCTGCGGCGCGGCGCGACAAGGTGCTGCCCTACATCCGCACCTGGGCCGACAGCGCTGCGGGCATGAGCGGTGCTGAAGTCTTCAACGCCAGCCACCAGTTCCACCTGACGCGCGTCAACACCGTGAAGGCCTGCAGTGCGTTTGACTACGTCATCTCGCCGGTGGCGCCCAACGTCGCCTTTCAGGCCGAGCTGCCCTCGCCCACCAACGACCCGCTGCGCCCGCTCGAGCACATCGGCTTCACCGTGCCGTTCAACATGTCCGAGCAGCCCGCCGCTTCCGTCAACTGCGGCTACACCACCACCGGCCTGCCCATCGGCCTGCAGATTGCGGGCGCGCGCTTTGACGACCTGGGCGTGCTGCAGGTGGCCCGTGCGTTCGAGCTGATCCGCGACCCCCAGAGGCCCTGGCCACTGCCGCCAGCGGGTTAA
- a CDS encoding ABC transporter substrate-binding protein has translation MLNRRTVLATGAIAAVPLSTPLAALAQGRKDAVTLAMTLEPPGLDPTAGAASAIAEIVHYNIFETLTKINADGSVSPLLAESWEVSPDLKTYTFKLRRGVKFSNGEPFTAAAVKFSFDRAAGEKSTNKDKRTFAGLTTQVVDDYTVVLLNKEIDPDLLFVLGQATSIIVEPKSADTNANKPVGTGPYQLQAWNKGSSVVLTAWNGFRAPATIRIKRATFRFISDPAAQVAALLAGDVDAFPRVTPRSVAQFKANPKFQVVVSGSRAKTILAINNAKKPLDDVRVRRAIAAAVDRKAVIEGAGDGYGAPIGSHYVPGAFGYVDTTGINPFDPEKARKLLAEAGIKTPLELTMTLPPTPYARQGGEVVAAQLAKVGIIAKIQNVEWAQWLSGTYGNKNYDLTIISHVEPFDLANFTKPDYYWGYKSAKFNDLFDQIKNAARPADRARLLGEAQRLLAEDAVHGFLYSNQWITVANKNLKGLWKDMPVFANDLSALSWS, from the coding sequence ATGTTGAACCGCCGTACCGTCCTTGCCACTGGCGCCATCGCCGCCGTGCCTCTGTCCACCCCGCTCGCCGCCCTGGCGCAAGGCCGAAAAGATGCGGTGACGCTGGCGATGACGCTGGAGCCCCCAGGCCTGGACCCGACCGCCGGTGCGGCATCGGCCATTGCTGAAATCGTGCACTACAACATCTTCGAGACGCTCACCAAGATCAACGCCGACGGCAGCGTGTCGCCGCTGCTGGCCGAGAGCTGGGAAGTCTCGCCCGACCTCAAGACCTACACCTTCAAGCTGCGCCGGGGCGTGAAGTTCAGCAACGGCGAGCCCTTCACCGCCGCCGCCGTGAAGTTTTCGTTCGACCGCGCAGCAGGCGAAAAAAGCACCAACAAGGACAAGCGCACCTTTGCGGGCCTGACCACGCAGGTGGTGGACGACTACACCGTGGTGCTGCTCAACAAGGAGATCGACCCCGACCTGCTCTTCGTGCTGGGCCAGGCCACCTCCATCATCGTGGAGCCCAAAAGCGCAGACACCAACGCCAACAAGCCCGTGGGCACCGGCCCCTACCAGCTGCAGGCCTGGAACAAGGGCTCATCGGTGGTGCTGACGGCCTGGAACGGTTTCCGCGCCCCGGCCACCATCCGGATCAAGCGCGCCACGTTCCGCTTCATCTCCGACCCCGCCGCGCAGGTGGCCGCGCTGCTGGCAGGCGATGTGGACGCCTTCCCACGCGTCACACCGCGCAGCGTCGCGCAGTTCAAGGCCAACCCCAAGTTCCAGGTGGTGGTGAGCGGCTCGCGCGCCAAGACCATCCTGGCCATCAACAATGCCAAGAAGCCGCTCGACGACGTGCGCGTGCGCCGCGCCATTGCCGCCGCCGTGGACCGCAAGGCCGTGATCGAAGGTGCTGGCGACGGCTACGGCGCGCCCATCGGCAGCCACTATGTGCCCGGCGCGTTCGGCTATGTGGACACCACGGGCATCAACCCCTTCGATCCCGAAAAGGCCAGGAAACTGCTGGCCGAAGCCGGCATCAAGACGCCGCTGGAGCTGACCATGACGCTGCCCCCCACGCCTTACGCCCGCCAGGGTGGCGAGGTGGTGGCCGCCCAGCTGGCCAAGGTGGGCATCATCGCCAAGATCCAGAACGTGGAATGGGCCCAGTGGCTCAGCGGCACCTACGGCAACAAGAACTACGACCTGACCATCATCAGCCACGTAGAGCCGTTTGACCTGGCCAACTTCACCAAGCCCGACTACTACTGGGGCTACAAGTCCGCCAAGTTCAACGATCTGTTCGACCAGATCAAGAACGCCGCCCGCCCTGCCGACCGCGCACGGCTGCTGGGCGAAGCGCAGCGCCTGCTGGCCGAGGACGCGGTGCACGGTTTCCTGTATTCCAACCAGTGGATCACGGTGGCCAACAAGAACCTCAAGGGCCTGTGGAAAGACATGCCCGTGTTCGCGAATGACCTGTCGGCCCTGTCGTGGAGTTGA
- a CDS encoding IS256 family transposase has protein sequence MTTKKHEVPQKLLASLLADYKKPEDLIGENGLLKQLTKLLVEKALDAELTEHLGHERHEAVANASGNTRNGKSKKTLKGDFGELPIEVPRDRHGSFEPQLIPKHQTRWSGFDDKIISLYARGMTVREIQGHLQEMYGTEVSPSLISSVTDAVSDEVKAWQARPLEAIYPIVYLDCIHVKVREGAVRVKAVYLAIGINMNGEKEVLGLWLAQTEGAKFWLQVVTELRNRGVQDIFIACVDGLKGFPDAIEAVFPKAVVQLCIVHMVRHSLNYVSWKRRKDVAGDLRHIYQAATAEEAELRLGEFEAKWDSDYLPIGQSWRRNWSRLTPFFDYPAEIRKVIYTTNAIESVNMGLRKLSKNRGSFPSDEALTKLFYLALRNISQKWTMPIRDWKAALTRFTIQFGDRISVN, from the coding sequence ATGACAACCAAGAAGCACGAAGTACCGCAAAAACTGCTGGCCAGCCTGCTGGCCGACTACAAGAAGCCTGAAGACCTGATTGGCGAGAACGGCCTGCTCAAGCAGCTGACCAAGCTGCTCGTGGAGAAGGCGCTGGACGCCGAACTGACCGAACACCTGGGCCACGAGCGCCATGAAGCCGTGGCCAACGCCAGCGGCAACACCCGCAACGGCAAGAGCAAGAAGACCCTCAAGGGCGATTTCGGCGAACTGCCCATCGAAGTGCCACGCGACCGCCACGGCAGCTTTGAGCCCCAGCTCATCCCCAAGCACCAGACCCGCTGGAGCGGCTTCGACGACAAAATCATCTCGCTGTACGCCCGCGGCATGACGGTGCGCGAGATTCAGGGGCACCTGCAGGAGATGTATGGCACCGAGGTCTCGCCCAGCCTGATTTCCTCTGTGACAGATGCGGTCAGCGACGAGGTCAAAGCCTGGCAGGCACGGCCGCTGGAAGCCATCTATCCCATCGTCTACCTGGACTGTATCCATGTGAAGGTGCGCGAGGGCGCGGTACGGGTCAAGGCGGTGTACCTGGCCATCGGCATCAACATGAATGGCGAGAAGGAGGTGCTGGGCCTGTGGCTGGCGCAGACCGAGGGCGCCAAGTTCTGGCTGCAGGTGGTAACCGAGCTGCGCAACCGGGGCGTACAGGATATCTTCATCGCCTGCGTTGACGGGCTCAAGGGCTTCCCCGATGCCATCGAGGCGGTGTTCCCCAAGGCGGTGGTTCAACTGTGCATCGTGCACATGGTGCGCCACAGCCTGAACTATGTCTCGTGGAAGCGCAGGAAGGATGTGGCGGGGGACCTGCGCCACATCTACCAGGCCGCAACCGCCGAAGAGGCCGAGCTGCGCCTGGGCGAGTTCGAAGCAAAGTGGGACTCGGACTACCTGCCCATTGGCCAGTCCTGGCGCAGGAACTGGAGCCGACTGACGCCGTTCTTTGACTACCCGGCGGAAATCCGCAAGGTCATCTACACGACCAACGCCATCGAGTCGGTGAACATGGGCCTGAGGAAGCTGAGCAAGAACCGGGGTTCATTCCCCAGCGATGAGGCGCTGACCAAGTTGTTCTACTTAGCCCTGCGCAACATCAGTCAGAAGTGGACCATGCCGATTCGGGATTGGAAGGCAGCGCTGACCCGATTTACCATTCAGTTCGGAGACCGCATCTCCGTCAACTGA
- a CDS encoding ABC transporter permease → MTAALPATPPVVASGWLYRALRHRSFVIGAVLSLLLVLAAALSLVWTPWSPYEMDLANKLQPPTGTHWLGTDAFGRDVASLLLVGARNSILVGVIAVGIGLTIGTALGLLAAAKRGWVEELIMRLADFTFAFPAILSAIMMTAVFGAGIVNSIIAIGIFNIPTFARVTRASANAVWSREYILASRACGKGSWRITLEHVLPNILSVLIVQATIQFAIAILAEAALSYLGLGTQPPQPSWGRMLSEAQTLMFQAPLLAVWPGMAIALAVLGLNLLGDGLRDLLDPRLSRKR, encoded by the coding sequence ATGACCGCTGCCCTCCCCGCCACCCCTCCCGTTGTTGCGTCCGGCTGGCTGTACCGTGCGCTGCGCCACCGCAGCTTTGTCATTGGCGCCGTACTCTCGCTGCTGCTGGTCCTGGCGGCCGCCCTCTCGCTGGTCTGGACGCCCTGGTCGCCCTACGAAATGGACCTGGCCAACAAGCTGCAACCACCCACTGGCACACACTGGCTGGGCACCGATGCCTTTGGGCGCGACGTCGCCTCGCTGCTGCTGGTGGGCGCGCGCAACTCCATCCTGGTGGGCGTGATCGCCGTGGGCATTGGCCTGACCATTGGCACGGCGCTGGGCCTGCTGGCGGCGGCAAAGCGCGGCTGGGTGGAAGAGCTGATCATGCGGCTGGCAGACTTCACGTTCGCCTTTCCCGCCATCCTCTCGGCCATCATGATGACGGCGGTGTTCGGCGCGGGCATCGTCAACTCCATCATCGCCATCGGCATCTTCAACATCCCCACATTTGCGCGCGTCACGCGCGCATCGGCCAACGCCGTGTGGTCGCGCGAATACATCCTGGCATCACGCGCCTGCGGCAAGGGCAGCTGGCGCATCACGCTGGAACACGTGCTGCCCAATATCCTGTCGGTGCTCATCGTGCAGGCCACCATCCAGTTCGCCATTGCCATCCTGGCCGAAGCCGCCCTGTCGTACCTGGGCCTGGGCACCCAGCCGCCCCAGCCCTCCTGGGGCCGCATGCTCAGCGAGGCACAGACGCTGATGTTCCAGGCCCCGCTGCTGGCCGTCTGGCCTGGCATGGCGATTGCGCTGGCAGTGCTGGGGCTGAACCTGCTGGGTGACGGGCTGCGTGATTTGCTCGACCCCCGCCTCTCGCGTAAGCGTTGA
- a CDS encoding histidine phosphatase family protein, translated as MTELILIRHGETDWNRELRFQGHVDVPLNATGHEQARRLAERLAFDQLVVDHLVCSDLIRTQQTAAPSLQVLFPQARIDTLTDSALREQAFGVVDGKRVDDVKLEHADAWAQWLRFEADYAMPGGETTRQFHTRVMDAVYRIAQQHSGQTVMVVTHGGVLDMIWRTARGTGLDGPRQSDIPNAGLNRVRVSGEAVEVLDWADVRHLSDLPEQPVYDQTKLVVR; from the coding sequence ATGACCGAACTCATCCTCATCCGCCACGGCGAGACTGACTGGAACCGCGAACTGCGCTTTCAGGGCCACGTGGATGTACCTCTCAACGCCACCGGCCACGAACAGGCCCGGCGGCTCGCCGAGCGCCTGGCCTTTGATCAGCTGGTGGTGGACCACCTGGTCTGCAGCGACCTCATCCGCACCCAGCAGACCGCCGCGCCCAGCCTGCAGGTGCTGTTCCCCCAGGCACGCATCGACACCCTGACCGACAGCGCCCTGCGCGAGCAGGCCTTTGGCGTGGTGGACGGCAAACGCGTGGACGACGTCAAGCTGGAGCATGCCGATGCCTGGGCCCAATGGCTGCGCTTTGAAGCCGACTACGCCATGCCCGGCGGCGAGACCACCCGTCAGTTCCACACCCGCGTGATGGACGCCGTGTACCGCATCGCCCAGCAGCACAGCGGCCAGACCGTGATGGTGGTCACCCACGGCGGCGTGCTCGACATGATCTGGCGCACGGCGCGTGGCACGGGACTGGATGGTCCGCGCCAGAGCGACATCCCCAACGCGGGGCTCAACCGCGTGCGGGTGAGCGGCGAGGCGGTGGAGGTTCTGGACTGGGCCGACGTGCGGCACCTGTCGGATTTGCCGGAGCAGCCGGTGTATGACCAGACGAAGTTGGTGGTGCGGTGA
- a CDS encoding tetratricopeptide repeat protein, giving the protein MQHTPSTDSLGNPVTLHDETSATALNDFVEGFIACEARAVNVLNAAADTSPIVQASCAALHMFAESANAPRNARPFIDQALARAAEASEREQRFVAAIAAWVSGDLPRAIALHEEQARLHPRDLASLKLGQYHLFNRGDSPGMLRLALQALPTAADVPYLHGMLAFGWEQCHRLQEAENAARHAITLCRKEPWAHHALAHVMLTQGRIREGTDFMASVCDTWTGLNSFMVTHNWWHQALFLLEQDRHAEVLALYDQQVWGVVKEYTQDQINAVSLLARLELAGVDVGHRWADVADHLALRLADHVLPFLDLQYLYGLARAGRMEAARTLQNNIAAHAATRTEAHERTVWQQVCVPAAHGLLAHAQGDWATAVEKLGVALPRLVEIGGSHAQRDLFHQIWLDALQRNGQWAAVQNVLQPLVNGQPESVRLARQVGVVNGVLGLSAVNLSPFHKWPFVSPILESTHD; this is encoded by the coding sequence ATGCAGCACACACCATCGACCGACAGCCTGGGCAACCCCGTCACGCTGCACGACGAGACCAGCGCGACGGCGCTGAACGACTTCGTCGAAGGCTTCATCGCCTGCGAAGCCCGCGCGGTGAACGTGCTGAACGCGGCGGCCGACACCAGCCCGATCGTGCAAGCCAGCTGCGCCGCGCTGCACATGTTTGCCGAGTCGGCCAACGCCCCGCGCAACGCCCGCCCCTTCATCGACCAGGCCCTGGCCCGTGCTGCAGAGGCTAGCGAGCGTGAGCAACGCTTTGTAGCCGCCATCGCCGCCTGGGTGAGTGGTGACCTGCCCCGCGCCATTGCACTGCACGAAGAGCAAGCCCGCCTGCACCCGCGCGACCTCGCCTCCCTCAAGCTCGGCCAATACCATTTGTTCAACCGGGGCGACTCGCCCGGCATGCTGCGCCTGGCGTTGCAGGCCCTGCCCACAGCGGCCGACGTGCCCTACCTGCACGGCATGCTCGCCTTTGGCTGGGAGCAATGCCACCGCCTGCAAGAGGCCGAAAACGCCGCACGCCACGCCATCACCCTGTGCCGCAAAGAACCCTGGGCCCACCACGCGCTGGCCCACGTCATGCTGACCCAGGGCCGCATCCGCGAAGGTACCGACTTCATGGCCAGCGTCTGCGACACCTGGACGGGCCTGAACTCCTTCATGGTCACGCACAACTGGTGGCACCAGGCGCTGTTCCTGCTGGAACAGGACCGGCATGCCGAAGTGCTGGCGCTCTACGACCAACAGGTGTGGGGCGTGGTCAAGGAATACACGCAGGACCAGATCAACGCCGTGTCACTGCTCGCCCGGCTGGAGCTGGCTGGTGTTGATGTGGGCCACCGCTGGGCCGACGTGGCCGACCACCTGGCCCTGCGCTTGGCCGACCATGTGCTGCCCTTCCTGGACCTGCAATACCTCTACGGCCTGGCCCGCGCCGGGCGCATGGAGGCCGCGCGCACGCTGCAAAACAACATCGCAGCCCACGCCGCCACCCGCACCGAGGCGCATGAGCGCACCGTGTGGCAGCAGGTGTGTGTGCCCGCCGCGCACGGCCTGCTGGCGCATGCGCAGGGCGACTGGGCTACTGCCGTGGAGAAGCTGGGCGTGGCCCTGCCCAGGCTGGTGGAGATTGGTGGCAGCCATGCGCAACGGGATCTGTTTCACCAGATCTGGCTGGATGCACTGCAGCGCAACGGGCAGTGGGCGGCGGTGCAGAACGTGTTGCAGCCGTTGGTGAATGGGCAGCCGGAGTCGGTGCGGCTGGCGAGGCAGGTGGGGGTGGTGAATGGGGTGTTGGGGTTGTCTGCTGTGAACCTTAGCCCATTCCACAAATGGCCGTTCGTATCCCCGATTCTTGAGTCGACTCACGATTAA
- a CDS encoding ATP-binding cassette domain-containing protein: MTSAQPTAHLLQVTDLVREYALPREHLFRPPGKVHALNGVCFSIASGRSLGIVGESGSGKSTLARLVMALDAPTSGTVELLGRNLHQLPAGQLRQARRDFQMVFQDPYGSLDPRQTVERIVTEPLQAQGQTTRAEQREQAGEVLSQVGLRTNDLSKYPHEFSGGQRQRIAIARALITRPRLIVADEPVSALDVSVQAQVLNLMQDLQQQFGITYMLISHDLAVVNHLCDEVVVLYQGRIVERGAPGELFHNAQHPYTQALVGAVPQVQPGRARARRAAAAAAATNG; this comes from the coding sequence ATGACCTCAGCCCAGCCCACCGCGCACCTGCTCCAGGTCACCGACCTGGTGCGCGAATACGCGCTGCCGCGCGAGCACCTGTTTCGCCCGCCGGGCAAGGTGCATGCGCTCAATGGCGTCTGCTTTTCGATTGCCTCTGGCCGCAGCCTCGGCATCGTCGGCGAATCGGGGTCGGGCAAGTCCACCCTGGCACGGCTGGTGATGGCGCTGGATGCACCCACCTCCGGCACGGTAGAGCTGCTGGGCCGCAACCTGCACCAGCTGCCCGCAGGGCAACTGCGCCAGGCGCGGCGCGATTTTCAGATGGTGTTCCAGGACCCGTACGGATCGCTAGACCCGCGCCAGACCGTGGAGCGCATCGTGACCGAGCCGCTGCAGGCGCAGGGCCAGACCACACGCGCCGAGCAGCGCGAGCAGGCCGGGGAGGTGCTGTCGCAGGTGGGCCTGCGCACCAACGACCTCTCCAAGTACCCGCATGAATTTTCGGGCGGCCAGCGCCAGCGCATCGCCATTGCGCGGGCCCTCATCACCCGGCCCCGCCTCATCGTGGCCGATGAACCCGTGAGCGCGCTCGACGTGTCGGTGCAGGCCCAGGTGCTGAACCTGATGCAGGACCTGCAGCAGCAGTTCGGCATCACCTACATGCTGATCAGCCACGACCTCGCGGTGGTCAACCACCTGTGCGACGAAGTGGTGGTGCTGTACCAGGGGCGCATCGTGGAACGGGGAGCGCCCGGCGAGCTGTTCCACAACGCCCAGCACCCTTACACCCAGGCACTGGTGGGCGCCGTGCCGCAGGTGCAGCCGGGCCGCGCACGCGCACGCCGGGCAGCGGCTGCTGCCGCAGCAACAAACGGATAA
- a CDS encoding DUF945 family protein, whose product MNKKAVWGTAAVLVVAGYGGATWYFGEQAHSAYAQALNDVRKLLGPEVLVSQQYTKGFWSSQGQLVLQWTPPAAEEDEWDDEDNAAPAVAPRPIRITVENTVRHGPLAGWRPAAAVIETRIGAVEGVDDNMRKAFAKVSAPTLTTVRHLTGSHDMAFAWPAGEVGEGADLVRWQPLTYQMTLNADRSRLSGDFAWPEITVQSQPPADDADDNDDEPAADAGEAERYTFAMQGMKGDFKVHFQDGLWLLAPGEGSGTLGKLTVTRARAAAGTGAAPEPLVALQDLTYGVTIARNSGHLGWVSNLRGTGSVGSVALESVELNETVSRIDVEAVKLVQKALADAYKSDTDKSDADTALSAAAEMPGVASLMEAVPQFVAALPAYAMKLTAKVDGEQGELQYGVEIKSMPDAQQVAEGAWGPALLKSGALHASLRMPKAWLPRLAQAAGDKAPPPQHLEAMLGMAQAQGFVQQDGAHLVSAVRMENGKVVLNGKEIAVPMGRQ is encoded by the coding sequence ATGAACAAGAAAGCAGTGTGGGGCACCGCAGCGGTGCTGGTGGTTGCAGGCTATGGCGGCGCAACCTGGTATTTCGGTGAGCAGGCGCACAGCGCCTACGCACAGGCGCTGAACGACGTGCGCAAGCTCCTGGGCCCCGAGGTGCTGGTGTCGCAGCAGTACACCAAGGGGTTCTGGTCGTCACAGGGCCAGCTGGTGCTGCAGTGGACGCCGCCCGCCGCCGAAGAAGACGAATGGGATGACGAAGACAACGCCGCCCCCGCGGTGGCGCCGCGGCCCATCCGCATCACGGTGGAGAACACGGTGCGGCACGGCCCGCTGGCCGGCTGGCGCCCGGCGGCGGCGGTGATCGAGACGCGCATCGGCGCCGTGGAGGGGGTGGACGACAACATGCGCAAGGCGTTTGCCAAGGTCAGCGCCCCCACGCTGACCACGGTGCGCCACCTCACGGGCAGCCACGACATGGCGTTCGCATGGCCTGCCGGCGAAGTGGGCGAGGGCGCAGACCTGGTGCGCTGGCAGCCTCTCACCTACCAGATGACGCTGAACGCCGACCGCAGCCGCCTGAGCGGCGACTTTGCCTGGCCCGAGATCACCGTGCAGTCGCAGCCACCGGCCGATGACGCGGACGACAACGACGACGAGCCCGCCGCAGATGCCGGCGAGGCCGAGCGCTATACCTTCGCCATGCAGGGCATGAAAGGCGACTTCAAGGTGCACTTCCAGGACGGCCTGTGGCTGCTGGCGCCGGGCGAGGGCTCGGGCACATTGGGCAAGCTGACGGTGACGCGTGCGCGCGCAGCGGCGGGCACCGGTGCAGCGCCCGAGCCGCTGGTGGCTCTGCAGGATCTGACGTACGGCGTCACCATTGCACGCAACAGCGGGCACCTGGGCTGGGTCAGCAACCTGCGGGGCACGGGCAGCGTGGGCTCCGTCGCGCTGGAGTCGGTGGAGCTGAACGAAACCGTGAGCCGCATTGACGTCGAGGCCGTGAAACTGGTGCAAAAAGCGCTGGCCGACGCCTACAAGAGCGACACGGACAAGAGCGACGCGGACACCGCGCTTTCTGCCGCAGCGGAAATGCCCGGGGTCGCGTCGCTGATGGAGGCTGTGCCCCAATTTGTGGCGGCCCTGCCTGCCTACGCCATGAAGCTCACGGCCAAGGTGGACGGCGAACAGGGCGAGCTGCAGTACGGTGTGGAAATCAAAAGCATGCCCGATGCCCAGCAAGTGGCAGAAGGCGCCTGGGGCCCGGCCCTGCTCAAGAGCGGTGCCCTGCACGCCAGCCTGCGCATGCCCAAGGCCTGGCTGCCCCGCCTGGCGCAGGCCGCCGGCGACAAGGCCCCCCCGCCCCAGCACCTCGAAGCGATGCTGGGCATGGCCCAGGCCCAAGGGTTCGTTCAGCAGGACGGTGCCCATCTGGTCAGCGCGGTGCGCATGGAAAACGGCAAGGTCGTACTCAACGGCAAGGAAATCGCCGTGCCGATGGGGCGCCAGTGA
- a CDS encoding ABC transporter ATP-binding protein: MSLLEVSDLRIRLQTHRGPADAVRGVSFSLARGETLGLIGESGCGKSITAMSLMGLLPESAQVTGSIRFDGQELVGRTDAQMCQMRGNRMGMVFQEPMTALNPVHTIGRQVAEPLRLHRGMNAAAARTEAIALLDRVGIPNAAQRFDAYPHQFSGGQRQRITIAMALACGPDLLIADEPTTALDVTIQQQILDLISDLVAERNMALILISHDLGVISQNVDRMMVMYGGSVVESGSTASVFSAMAHPYTRGLFAARPHLGAVHAPGQRPRLSTIPGTVPELVDLPAGCPFAGRCSYTVDACHHEVPPATLVATDEDGDHEVRCLRSEAIAEAQSAGVRTTAEGAA, encoded by the coding sequence ATGTCTCTGTTAGAAGTCTCCGACCTCCGCATCCGCCTGCAGACGCACCGGGGCCCGGCCGATGCCGTGCGCGGCGTGAGCTTTTCGCTGGCGCGCGGTGAAACCCTGGGCCTGATTGGTGAATCGGGTTGCGGCAAGTCCATCACTGCCATGTCGCTCATGGGCCTGCTGCCCGAGAGTGCACAGGTCACCGGCAGCATCCGCTTTGACGGGCAGGAACTGGTGGGCCGCACCGATGCACAGATGTGCCAGATGCGCGGCAACCGCATGGGCATGGTGTTCCAGGAGCCCATGACGGCCCTGAACCCCGTGCACACCATTGGCCGCCAGGTGGCAGAGCCGCTGCGCCTGCACCGGGGCATGAACGCAGCAGCCGCACGCACCGAAGCGATTGCACTGCTGGACCGCGTGGGCATCCCCAACGCCGCACAGCGCTTTGACGCCTATCCGCACCAGTTCTCGGGCGGGCAACGCCAGCGCATCACCATTGCGATGGCGCTGGCCTGCGGGCCCGACCTGCTGATTGCCGACGAGCCCACCACAGCGCTCGACGTGACCATCCAGCAGCAGATCCTGGACCTCATCAGCGACCTGGTGGCCGAGCGCAACATGGCGCTGATCCTGATCTCGCACGACCTCGGGGTGATCTCGCAGAACGTGGACCGCATGATGGTGATGTACGGCGGCAGCGTGGTCGAAAGCGGCTCCACCGCCTCGGTCTTTTCTGCCATGGCGCACCCCTACACGCGCGGCCTGTTTGCCGCACGGCCCCACCTGGGTGCCGTGCATGCGCCCGGTCAGCGCCCGCGCCTGTCCACCATTCCGGGCACAGTGCCCGAGCTGGTGGACCTGCCCGCAGGCTGCCCTTTTGCAGGGCGCTGCAGCTACACAGTGGATGCTTGTCACCACGAGGTGCCACCCGCCACGCTGGTGGCTACGGACGAAGATGGTGATCACGAAGTGCGCTGCCTTCGGAGCGAGGCCATTGCCGAAGCGCAAAGTGCTGGCGTGCGGACCACTGCCGAGGGAGCCGCATGA